In Marinobacter sp. es.048, the following proteins share a genomic window:
- a CDS encoding M18 family aminopeptidase — protein MEHAEFNKDLLKFLNTSPTPWHAVDTMKQRLSAAGFQELDEREDWSLASNQGYYVIRNGSSIIAFRTGSKDVTTSGIRMVGAHTDSPCLKVKPNPELRRNGFFQLGVEVYGGVLLNPWFDRDLSLAGRVTVLDEDGKVGDTLVDFRKPVAFIPSLAIHLDRDANSNRTVNPQTDLPPVLMQVPESDTTSFVDLLSQQVKTEAGLNVRKVLGYELSFYDAREASFVGLRDDFIASARLDNLLSCYIGLQSLLKTSGDEAALLVCNDHEEVGSMSAEGAQGPFLTTVLDRWAGSGKARAIARSMMVSADNAHGIHPNYMDKHDENHGPILNQGPVIKVNHNQRYATNSRSAAVYRHISDELGLPHQTFVVRSDMGCGSTIGPLTAGNLGVTTLDIGVPQFGMHSIRELIGTEDGFTLYRVLTEFMQRELIF, from the coding sequence ATGGAACACGCTGAATTTAACAAAGATTTATTGAAGTTTCTGAACACTTCCCCCACACCCTGGCATGCAGTCGACACCATGAAGCAACGGCTCAGCGCGGCCGGGTTTCAGGAGCTGGACGAACGGGAAGACTGGTCGCTGGCCAGCAACCAGGGCTACTACGTTATCCGCAACGGTTCCTCAATCATCGCCTTCCGAACCGGCAGCAAAGATGTCACCACCTCGGGGATCCGGATGGTGGGCGCTCATACCGACAGCCCCTGCCTGAAGGTCAAGCCCAACCCGGAGCTTCGCCGCAATGGCTTTTTCCAGCTGGGTGTCGAGGTTTACGGCGGTGTTTTGCTGAATCCCTGGTTTGACCGGGATCTTTCCCTGGCCGGTCGGGTTACCGTGCTGGACGAAGACGGCAAGGTAGGGGACACCCTGGTGGATTTCCGTAAGCCTGTGGCATTCATTCCCAGCTTGGCCATCCATCTCGACCGCGATGCCAACAGCAATCGCACGGTTAACCCCCAGACCGATCTGCCACCGGTTCTGATGCAGGTTCCCGAAAGCGACACGACCAGCTTTGTGGATCTGCTATCGCAACAGGTCAAGACCGAAGCCGGACTCAATGTCCGCAAGGTGCTAGGCTACGAGCTCAGCTTCTACGATGCCCGTGAGGCTTCGTTTGTCGGTTTGCGCGATGATTTCATTGCCTCGGCGCGCCTGGACAATCTCCTGAGCTGTTACATTGGTCTCCAATCACTATTGAAAACCTCCGGCGACGAAGCCGCGCTGCTGGTCTGCAACGATCACGAGGAAGTTGGCAGCATGTCGGCCGAAGGCGCACAAGGGCCGTTCCTGACTACGGTTCTGGATCGCTGGGCCGGCTCTGGCAAGGCTCGTGCTATTGCTCGCTCAATGATGGTGTCGGCGGACAACGCCCATGGCATTCACCCGAATTACATGGACAAGCATGATGAGAATCACGGTCCGATTCTCAATCAGGGGCCGGTGATCAAGGTCAATCACAACCAGCGCTACGCCACCAACAGCCGCTCGGCAGCGGTCTATCGGCACATTAGTGACGAGCTGGGTTTGCCGCACCAGACGTTCGTGGTTCGCAGTGATATGGGCTGTGGCAGTACCATCGGGCCACTGACGGCGGGGAATCTGGGCGTAACTACTCTGGATATTGGTGTGCCCCAGTTCGGTATGCATTCCATTCGGGAACTGATTGGCACCGAGGATGGTTTCACGTTGTACCGCGTACTGACCGAGTTCATGCAGCGCGAACTGATTTTCTGA
- a CDS encoding outer membrane beta-barrel protein: MNKVVRTPVICPLVPALLLASQAVLGQETPRADKHYIGLLATTYNHRTIGENTKETAWGTGGTLVVGGHITDLFHAELRAGGGFKDAEIPDSDLTLSVDYYASWYMGLHYPITDYANVYGQFGFSYIHGEGEVSDPANDRNSPYLDLDGEFPDSGFSISWIAGLDFEVMDNTFLVFEGGKLFEDTGTDVNTFQFSGGVRYEF, encoded by the coding sequence ATGAACAAGGTTGTGCGAACGCCCGTCATCTGCCCGCTTGTCCCTGCGCTGCTCCTCGCCTCCCAAGCCGTTTTAGGCCAGGAGACTCCAAGGGCAGACAAACACTACATCGGCCTGCTGGCAACCACTTACAACCACCGCACCATCGGTGAAAACACCAAGGAAACCGCCTGGGGCACTGGCGGAACACTGGTGGTGGGTGGCCATATTACCGACCTGTTCCACGCCGAGCTGCGGGCCGGTGGTGGCTTCAAGGACGCCGAGATCCCTGACAGTGACCTGACCCTGAGCGTGGACTACTACGCCAGCTGGTATATGGGCCTGCACTACCCGATCACCGACTACGCCAATGTCTACGGCCAGTTCGGCTTTTCCTACATTCACGGTGAAGGCGAGGTCAGCGATCCGGCGAATGACCGCAACAGCCCCTACCTGGATCTAGATGGCGAATTTCCGGACAGCGGCTTCAGCATAAGCTGGATCGCCGGTCTCGACTTCGAGGTGATGGACAACACCTTCCTGGTGTTTGAGGGCGGAAAGCTGTTCGAAGACACCGGAACGGATGTGAATACCTTCCAGTTCTCCGGCGGCGTGCGCTACGAGTTCTAA
- the rlmKL gene encoding bifunctional 23S rRNA (guanine(2069)-N(7))-methyltransferase RlmK/23S rRNA (guanine(2445)-N(2))-methyltransferase RlmL, which yields MSKSVFFVTCPKGVEYLLADELSTFGLDTVRNAPAGVWVEGSLEGGYRACLWSRLANRVILHIGEVDANSGDQLYDGVVHMDWQQHIPVHGSFRVTFLGQNEAIRNTQYGAQRVKDGIVDRFQTNGGPRPSVDAKNPDVIVSARLNRGRLSLGIDLSGHSLHMRGYRTDKGIAPLKENLAAALLMRAGWSEIAAAGGDFVDPMCGSGTLVIEAAMMALDMAPGRKQERFGFEKWPGHQPEMWFSLRQEAERRAHEGKQGRIPKMAGFDQDSRVIATAWKNIQRAGLENVVHVEARAVDALELEGDWSAQGLVLTNPPYGERLSERRKLGDLYQALGDAVKRSVPGWRLGVFTGAPEFGKSIGLRSYKQYRLFNGKLPAQLLLFEINDVSAMTPRAPDIPGEITPRIANEERAAMLRNRLKKNMKSIGQWARKQGIGCYRLYDADMPEFALAIDIYEGRVHVQEYAAPKSVDERSARERLAEALAIIPEALGVEREDMVCKQRQRQTGTNQYEKQAASGEFFEVHEHGCVLKVNLKDYLDTGLFLDHRPVRRWIQQHSANQRFLNLFCYTGAATVHAVAGGASRSLSLDMSKTYVGWAEENLALNGADPKKHRVEQADCLAWLADRKTADQRFDLIFMDPPTFSNSARMAGVLDIQKDHPTLVRQAMARLSSDGLLIFSSNFRRFKLDETLESEFEVAEVTRDTLDKDFQRNARIHRCWHIRHKA from the coding sequence TTGTCCAAATCTGTATTTTTCGTAACCTGCCCGAAGGGGGTGGAATACCTACTGGCGGACGAGCTCAGCACCTTTGGTCTGGATACCGTGCGCAATGCCCCGGCCGGGGTCTGGGTGGAAGGTTCCCTGGAGGGTGGTTATCGCGCCTGTCTATGGTCGCGTCTCGCCAACCGGGTGATCCTTCACATTGGCGAAGTGGATGCCAACAGCGGCGATCAGCTCTATGACGGCGTTGTCCACATGGATTGGCAACAGCACATTCCTGTGCACGGCAGTTTTCGCGTTACGTTTCTCGGGCAGAACGAGGCCATCCGCAATACGCAATATGGCGCCCAAAGGGTCAAGGACGGCATTGTGGACCGGTTCCAGACCAATGGCGGACCGCGTCCTTCAGTGGATGCCAAAAACCCGGATGTCATTGTCTCCGCCCGACTCAATCGTGGCCGTTTGTCCCTGGGCATTGATCTGAGCGGGCACAGCCTGCACATGCGCGGCTACCGGACGGATAAAGGCATAGCGCCACTGAAAGAAAACCTGGCTGCGGCATTGCTGATGCGCGCGGGCTGGTCGGAGATTGCCGCGGCCGGCGGCGATTTCGTGGACCCGATGTGTGGGTCCGGCACTCTTGTCATTGAAGCTGCCATGATGGCGCTGGACATGGCGCCCGGCCGCAAGCAGGAACGGTTCGGCTTCGAGAAATGGCCAGGCCATCAGCCCGAGATGTGGTTCTCACTGCGCCAGGAAGCGGAGCGCCGCGCCCATGAGGGTAAACAAGGGCGAATTCCCAAAATGGCGGGCTTTGATCAGGACAGCCGGGTCATCGCGACTGCCTGGAAAAACATTCAAAGGGCCGGTCTGGAGAATGTTGTCCACGTTGAGGCCCGGGCGGTCGATGCTCTGGAACTTGAGGGCGACTGGTCTGCGCAGGGGCTGGTGCTGACCAATCCCCCATACGGTGAGCGGTTGAGTGAGCGCAGAAAGCTGGGTGACTTGTACCAGGCCCTGGGCGACGCGGTGAAACGCAGCGTTCCAGGCTGGCGCCTTGGCGTATTCACCGGGGCCCCGGAATTCGGTAAGTCCATCGGTTTGCGAAGCTACAAGCAATACCGGCTTTTCAACGGCAAGCTGCCCGCTCAGTTGTTGCTGTTCGAGATCAATGACGTCAGCGCCATGACACCGCGGGCGCCTGATATTCCGGGTGAGATTACTCCTCGCATCGCCAACGAGGAGCGTGCGGCCATGCTCCGTAACCGGCTCAAGAAAAATATGAAGAGCATTGGCCAGTGGGCAAGAAAGCAGGGCATTGGTTGCTATCGTCTTTACGATGCGGACATGCCGGAGTTTGCCTTGGCGATCGATATCTACGAGGGGCGCGTTCACGTGCAGGAGTATGCCGCTCCGAAATCAGTGGACGAGCGCTCCGCCCGTGAACGCCTGGCCGAAGCCCTTGCGATCATTCCCGAAGCACTGGGCGTGGAGCGGGAAGACATGGTGTGCAAGCAGCGTCAGCGACAGACGGGTACCAATCAGTATGAGAAGCAGGCCGCCAGCGGCGAGTTTTTCGAGGTTCACGAACATGGCTGCGTGTTGAAGGTAAACCTCAAGGATTATCTGGACACCGGTCTGTTTCTGGATCATCGACCGGTGCGGCGCTGGATTCAGCAACACTCGGCAAACCAGCGCTTTCTGAACCTGTTTTGCTATACTGGCGCGGCTACTGTGCATGCCGTGGCTGGAGGCGCCAGCCGCTCACTCAGTCTGGATATGTCAAAGACGTATGTCGGCTGGGCCGAGGAGAACCTTGCGCTGAACGGAGCCGACCCCAAGAAGCATCGGGTAGAGCAGGCAGACTGCCTGGCCTGGCTGGCAGACCGGAAAACGGCGGACCAACGGTTTGACCTGATCTTCATGGACCCGCCGACCTTTTCCAACTCTGCCCGTATGGCCGGCGTTCTGGATATCCAGAAGGATCATCCGACGCTGGTCAGGCAGGCCATGGCACGGTTGAGTTCCGACGGGTTGCTGATCTTTTCCAGCAATTTCCGACGCTTCAAGCTGGACGAGACGCTGGAAAGCGAGTTCGAGGTTGCTGAAGTGACGCGGGATACCCTGGACAAGGATTTTCAGCGCAACGCCCGGATACACCGGTGCTGGCACATTCGCCACAAGGCCTGA
- the rmf gene encoding ribosome modulation factor codes for MKRQKRDMYARAFKRGYLAGVSGKSKDSCPIEQAEVRQEWLNGWREGRTDQWEGMTGVSGIHKLANVTTA; via the coding sequence ATGAAAAGACAGAAAAGAGACATGTACGCTCGTGCATTCAAGCGGGGTTATCTCGCTGGCGTGTCCGGAAAATCCAAAGACAGCTGCCCGATTGAACAGGCGGAAGTTCGACAGGAATGGCTGAACGGGTGGCGAGAAGGCCGCACAGATCAATGGGAGGGCATGACCGGCGTATCCGGCATCCATAAACTGGCTAACGTTACGACAGCGTGA
- a CDS encoding quinone-dependent dihydroorotate dehydrogenase — protein sequence MYGVIRNLLFRLPAEQAHNVALNGLDLAHRLGVLNAFSPKIDSLPVNVMGLDFPNPVGLAAGLDKNADHIDALGALGFGFIEVGTVTPLAQPGNPKPRMFRLPEHQAIINRMGFNNEGLAHLLARVDQRRYKGVLGINVGKNKDTPNDQSESDYRKGISAVYSRADYITVNVSSPNTPGLRDLQFGDSLKGLLEAIKDEQLQCEKLHGRYVPVAVKIAPDMDDDGIRFVASALRETGLDGVIAANTTISRDAVAGHTHADEAGGLSGAPVREASLRVIHGLYAELGESLPIIGVGGIMDGESAAEKVRAGARLVQIYTGFIYRGPELIKEAVEAIRQVK from the coding sequence ATGTACGGCGTTATCCGCAATCTGCTTTTCCGCCTTCCAGCGGAGCAGGCTCACAATGTTGCATTGAATGGTCTCGATCTTGCGCACCGATTAGGCGTTTTGAACGCTTTTTCACCAAAGATAGATTCATTGCCAGTAAATGTTATGGGGCTGGATTTTCCGAACCCCGTCGGGCTTGCTGCAGGTCTGGATAAGAACGCCGATCACATCGATGCGCTTGGCGCCCTGGGCTTCGGGTTTATTGAAGTCGGTACCGTGACGCCTCTGGCGCAGCCCGGCAACCCCAAGCCGCGGATGTTCCGGCTACCGGAGCATCAGGCCATCATTAACCGGATGGGTTTCAACAACGAGGGGCTGGCCCACTTGCTGGCCCGTGTGGATCAGCGCCGCTACAAGGGCGTGCTTGGAATCAATGTTGGCAAGAACAAGGATACGCCCAACGACCAGTCCGAGTCAGATTACCGGAAAGGGATATCGGCAGTTTACAGTCGGGCCGACTACATAACGGTGAATGTGTCCTCGCCCAACACGCCCGGTCTTCGGGATCTGCAGTTTGGAGACTCCCTGAAGGGCCTACTGGAGGCGATCAAGGACGAACAGCTCCAGTGCGAGAAGTTGCATGGCCGGTACGTGCCTGTGGCGGTGAAGATCGCTCCGGACATGGATGATGATGGTATCCGCTTCGTGGCATCCGCACTGCGTGAGACGGGGCTTGATGGCGTGATTGCCGCCAATACAACGATCAGCCGGGATGCTGTGGCAGGCCATACCCATGCCGATGAAGCTGGTGGCCTTAGCGGCGCACCGGTGAGGGAGGCTTCTCTCAGGGTCATCCATGGGCTTTATGCGGAGCTGGGGGAATCACTGCCGATTATTGGTGTGGGTGGCATTATGGACGGTGAAAGTGCGGCCGAGAAAGTCCGGGCCGGTGCCAGGCTGGTCCAGATCTACACCGGCTTCATTTATCGGGGGCCTGAACTGATTAAAGAAGCTGTTGAGGCGATCCGGCAGGTCAAGTGA
- a CDS encoding cation diffusion facilitator family transporter, producing the protein MQEPISPAQQHRENLAGEMKAASRVTIIGMILDAVLGIIKVIGGALFHSQALLVDGIHSFTDVASDLVVLGVMKVSRQEPDDDHPYGHQRIETFGTLVLGSILIAVGAALAWENTLRLIEGGVDTVPGWPVLVAAAASVAGKEWIFRYTRHVGLKIRSDLIIANAWHSRTDAFSSVVVLVSTAGAMLGMVWLDVFAAVVIAGIIIHIGWKFTWDSVKELVDTGLSQEDTEMLKSIARDTNGVRNVHELRSRRMGHDILLDIHLVVRPEISVSEGHQIGMQVVSGMRDALDNIRDINFHIDAENDEDQPLTSERLPSREDIRAILARHLGELPQHSRLRLHYLKNKVHLELFLDGPEGETVFSSSNIREKLGDYPWFGSVRVWVSGP; encoded by the coding sequence ATGCAAGAGCCGATTTCCCCCGCCCAACAGCACCGGGAAAACCTCGCGGGCGAAATGAAGGCCGCCTCGCGCGTGACCATTATCGGAATGATTCTCGATGCCGTGCTCGGGATCATAAAAGTCATTGGTGGTGCTCTTTTTCATTCCCAGGCCCTGCTGGTGGATGGCATTCACTCCTTTACGGATGTCGCCTCTGATCTGGTTGTTCTTGGCGTCATGAAGGTATCGCGCCAGGAGCCGGATGACGACCATCCCTACGGCCACCAGCGAATCGAAACCTTCGGCACTTTGGTTCTGGGCAGCATCCTGATTGCCGTTGGCGCCGCCCTGGCCTGGGAAAACACCCTACGCCTGATAGAGGGCGGCGTGGATACCGTGCCTGGCTGGCCGGTTCTGGTGGCAGCTGCAGCTTCTGTTGCGGGCAAGGAATGGATTTTCCGATACACACGCCATGTTGGTCTCAAGATCCGCTCGGACCTGATTATCGCCAACGCCTGGCACAGCCGAACCGATGCATTTTCCTCAGTCGTGGTTCTGGTGTCCACGGCCGGCGCCATGCTCGGCATGGTCTGGCTTGATGTGTTCGCGGCGGTGGTGATCGCAGGCATCATTATCCACATTGGCTGGAAGTTTACCTGGGACAGCGTCAAGGAGCTTGTGGATACCGGCCTCTCCCAGGAAGATACGGAGATGCTCAAAAGTATCGCCCGGGACACAAACGGAGTGCGCAACGTGCACGAACTTCGCAGCCGTCGTATGGGTCACGACATTCTGCTGGATATACACCTGGTGGTTCGCCCCGAAATCAGCGTTTCGGAAGGACATCAGATCGGCATGCAGGTTGTCTCTGGAATGCGGGATGCCCTGGACAACATTCGGGACATCAACTTCCATATCGACGCCGAAAACGACGAAGATCAGCCGCTGACCTCCGAGCGCCTGCCCTCCCGTGAAGACATCCGGGCCATCCTGGCCCGACACCTGGGAGAGTTGCCGCAACACAGCCGGCTTCGGTTGCACTATCTGAAAAACAAAGTCCATTTGGAGCTGTTCCTGGATGGCCCCGAGGGTGAGACCGTCTTCTCATCCTCGAACATCAGGGAAAAGCTCGGTGATTACCCGTGGTTTGGGAGTGTCCGGGTTTGGGTGTCCGGCCCCTGA
- a CDS encoding RimK family protein, with translation MSRLLIVVDRAKDWAPYYPSEDVLTFDQYLQFSAPPASRVRVINLCQSARYLSKGYYCSLLAEARGHHVVPSVMTLNDLGRKGLFSLELEELDESVINWLEAAGSAIDPASDERAATHEVRIRTYFGQAQHPDLRPVARALFERFPCPILEIVFKRRKQWQIESMKPAAPADLGEQEQDVFAVALDRFSSMVWRKPRTRRRYRYDLAVLVNPDEEMPPSDKVALKRFEKAGRKLGINVEQITRRDYMRLPEYDGLFIRETTAIDHHTYRFARKAAAEGMVVIDDPVSILKCTNKVFLADLLKNNKVPTPKTLILSKDQKNAVEQVITELGFPVVIKIPDGAFSRGVTKAEDEKTLRAGLRDLFKQSALVLAQEYLYTDYDWRIGVLGGRAIYACKYMMVKGHWQIYQHSESESESGGFETMPTYEVPRNVIQAALNATKLIGNGLYGVDIKQSGNRVAVIEVNDNPSIDAGVEDRFLGGELYTLIMHEFLSRMEENRRR, from the coding sequence ATGTCCCGATTGCTTATCGTAGTGGACCGCGCCAAAGACTGGGCGCCGTATTACCCCAGTGAGGATGTGCTGACGTTCGATCAGTACCTCCAGTTCTCAGCTCCGCCCGCCAGCCGGGTGAGAGTCATCAACCTGTGTCAGAGCGCCCGGTACCTGAGCAAGGGCTATTATTGCTCACTTCTGGCAGAAGCCCGTGGCCACCACGTGGTGCCTTCGGTGATGACGCTCAATGACCTGGGACGCAAAGGCCTCTTTTCCCTTGAGCTGGAAGAGCTTGATGAAAGCGTCATCAACTGGCTGGAAGCGGCCGGCTCGGCAATTGATCCCGCCAGTGACGAGCGGGCGGCGACCCACGAAGTCCGGATCCGGACCTACTTTGGCCAGGCTCAGCATCCGGATCTCAGACCGGTTGCCCGTGCGCTGTTCGAGCGTTTCCCGTGCCCGATTCTTGAGATCGTCTTCAAGCGCCGCAAACAGTGGCAGATCGAGTCCATGAAACCGGCCGCTCCGGCGGATCTTGGCGAACAGGAACAGGATGTGTTCGCTGTCGCCCTGGATCGTTTTAGCAGCATGGTGTGGCGGAAGCCCAGGACCCGTCGCCGTTACCGCTATGATCTGGCTGTGCTGGTCAATCCCGATGAGGAGATGCCGCCCAGTGACAAGGTTGCCCTGAAGCGCTTCGAGAAGGCCGGACGTAAACTGGGCATCAACGTTGAGCAGATTACCCGCCGGGATTATATGCGCCTGCCGGAATACGATGGGTTGTTCATTCGGGAGACCACCGCCATTGACCACCACACTTACCGGTTTGCCCGCAAGGCGGCCGCTGAAGGCATGGTGGTCATTGATGACCCGGTGTCGATCCTCAAGTGTACCAACAAGGTATTCCTTGCGGATCTCCTGAAGAACAACAAGGTTCCCACGCCAAAGACACTGATCCTTTCCAAAGATCAGAAGAACGCTGTCGAGCAGGTCATCACTGAACTCGGCTTTCCGGTGGTCATCAAGATCCCGGATGGTGCGTTTTCCCGCGGCGTTACCAAGGCCGAAGACGAGAAAACCCTTCGCGCCGGCCTGAGGGATCTGTTCAAGCAGTCCGCCCTGGTGCTGGCTCAGGAATACCTGTATACCGATTACGACTGGCGCATTGGTGTGCTTGGTGGACGGGCCATCTACGCCTGCAAGTACATGATGGTCAAAGGCCATTGGCAGATCTATCAGCACAGCGAGTCGGAGAGTGAGAGCGGTGGTTTTGAAACCATGCCCACGTATGAGGTGCCAAGAAATGTCATTCAGGCGGCCCTGAATGCCACCAAGCTTATCGGCAACGGGCTGTACGGGGTGGATATCAAGCAGTCAGGCAACCGCGTTGCCGTCATTGAAGTCAACGACAATCCGAGCATTGATGCCGGCGTGGAAGACCGCTTCCTCGGGGGTGAGCTCTATACCCTTATCATGCATGAATTTCTTTCAAGGATGGAAGAGAACAGGCGTCGCTAG
- the rimI gene encoding ribosomal protein S18-alanine N-acetyltransferase encodes MPDFQLRQAASKDLDALVLLENRCFAEDRLSRRSFRRFLEMPRDRLIVAEADGELVGYCLVLMSAATRLARIYSIAVSPAVRGQGVGEKLVREAESEAVDTGRIIMRLEVREDNKGAIALYKRLGYRQFGTYRDYYEDHGDALRFERRILFYEPSREFPAIPYYPQTTDFSCGPAALIMAMAALDEQQPVTTLEELKIWREATTIFMLAGHGGCGPHGLALSAWHRGFEASAWISMEGALFKDTVRNEDKKRVLELVHEGFLHDIGQTDIQLHHDPLTLEAMEEALHEGRVPLILISTWQLNRSRVPHWVTVCAIDDQFVYLHDPEIDVEVGETVADKQYLPVDRRVFSQISRYGRNQPLQAAVIVGPKRPA; translated from the coding sequence ATGCCTGATTTCCAGCTCCGACAAGCCGCCAGCAAGGATCTCGACGCCCTGGTCTTGCTCGAAAACCGGTGCTTCGCCGAAGACCGTCTTTCCAGGCGTAGCTTCCGTCGTTTTCTGGAGATGCCCAGAGACCGCTTGATTGTGGCCGAGGCCGATGGCGAACTGGTGGGCTACTGCCTGGTTCTGATGAGCGCTGCTACCCGGCTGGCCCGAATCTACTCCATTGCGGTGTCACCGGCTGTCCGTGGTCAGGGTGTGGGCGAGAAACTGGTACGGGAAGCAGAATCGGAGGCGGTGGACACTGGCCGTATCATCATGCGCCTGGAAGTCCGCGAAGATAACAAAGGCGCCATTGCCCTCTATAAGCGGCTCGGTTATCGCCAGTTTGGCACCTATCGGGATTATTACGAGGACCACGGCGACGCCCTCCGCTTTGAGCGACGGATACTTTTCTACGAGCCGTCAAGAGAGTTTCCGGCCATTCCCTACTACCCGCAGACCACGGATTTTTCCTGCGGACCGGCGGCGCTGATCATGGCGATGGCAGCTCTGGATGAGCAACAACCGGTCACTACTCTGGAAGAACTGAAAATCTGGCGGGAGGCGACTACTATTTTCATGCTCGCCGGCCATGGGGGTTGTGGCCCCCATGGTCTTGCGCTTTCAGCTTGGCATCGTGGTTTTGAAGCCAGTGCCTGGATCAGCATGGAGGGCGCCCTGTTCAAGGACACGGTCCGGAACGAGGACAAAAAAAGGGTTCTGGAGCTGGTTCACGAAGGTTTCCTGCATGACATCGGCCAGACCGACATCCAGCTGCACCATGACCCGCTGACTCTGGAAGCCATGGAAGAGGCCCTGCACGAGGGCCGCGTTCCGCTCATCCTGATCAGCACCTGGCAGTTGAACCGCAGCCGCGTTCCCCACTGGGTGACCGTGTGCGCGATCGATGACCAGTTCGTATACCTGCACGACCCGGAGATCGACGTGGAAGTCGGCGAAACCGTAGCCGACAAACAGTACCTGCCGGTCGACCGCCGGGTATTCAGCCAGATTTCCCGCTATGGCCGAAATCAGCCATTGCAGGCCGCAGTCATCGTGGGACCGAAACGGCCGGCCTGA